Within Paenibacillus albicereus, the genomic segment GCCGTGTCGATGCTCAGCAGCACGACGCGCCGATCCGACTCTCCCCGCTCCCGCGCGATGTAGCCCAGCTCGACGAGCCGATCCGCCAGACCCGTCACCGCGCCCGACGTGATGAGCAGCTTGTCCGCGAGCACCGATGCCTTTTGCGGCCCTTCCGTGGCCAGCAAGGTCAATATGCGGGCATGCGTAAGGCCGAGCCCGTGCTCGTTGTCCCGGTTCCATTCGGATGTAATCAGCTTGCGCACCAGCCGGAACCGGTCATCCAGCTGCTTGGTCAGCTCTTCCGTTGCCCCATCCTGTACCATGCTTTCGCCTCCTGCTTCTTCTCTTGCGTTCGTGATGTAGGATAACCTTATAGGGTCAACTTCTTGTAGGTAAAGCAAAAAAAGACAAAAAACCCGATCCTCGGGCAGCTCCGCGCATGACGGAAGCATCCTTAAAGGCTTCCTACGCCGGACGACGGGATCAGGTTTCATATTAATTTACATAGGCTTGATGAAAGGAGGCGGCGCTGCGGTCCACAGCCCTCTCCGCGCCTCGAGCCGGGCTTCGCCCAGTACGCGCTGCACCGTCCACGCCGCATGGCCCGCCGCCTGCACGACGAGGCCGCTGCGCCAGGTGCGCGAGACGCCGATACGCACCTCCCGGCCGGGCAGCTGCGGCAGCCGGCCCAGCGTATCCCGCAGCCGCCGCTCCAGATCGGCATCCGCGCCGCGCCCGAACAGGCAGAACGTGCCCCAATGCGTGAAGCGATGCCAGCTGCCCGGAGCGGCGAGCAGCTGCATGCCCGGCTCGATCAGCTGACGCTGGCGGAAAATCAGCTCGCCGTCCTCGTATACCGTCAGCCGGTTGTCGAGCCTGCGGTAGCGGAACACTTCTCCGCGCAGCGTGCGGCCCGGGCAGAGCACCTCCGCCTGCATCCAGCTGGCGCCCGGCGCGAGCCGCACCTCGGTATCCGCGAGCAGCGAGGCGTCCTCGTACAGCATGACCGGCTCCGGCAGATGCTCGCATACGGCTCCCTCCTCGAGCGCGAAGCGCTGGCGCAGCGAGGCCCCGCCGCCTTCCGGGCATCGATGCGCCTTGAGGAAGCTCTGGTTGGAGATTTGCGCCGACGCGCCGGCGCCGAGGCTCCAGTCGAGCTCGTAGCGGTCTCCATCCAGCATGCCCGGAGAGACGTCCATGACGAGCACGCCCGAGCCGAAGCCGAGCGGGAACGCCTTGGCGATCTTGATCGGCGACGTATGATAGCGCGAAGCGAGCCGGGTCAGCCCGCCTTGCTGCTCGAAGCGCGCTTGCAGGACGGATGCTGCGCGCTCCGCCGCCGCAGGAGCCGCCGGATCGCCGGCAGCCGCCGGCCGGCTCAAGCGAGCGCGCCGCCTGGGCCAGCCATCTTGAGCGGCGTCAGGCTCGGGCTCAGCTCGGCAGCAGCCGCTCCGTGGCCATGCGTCAGCCCTTTGGCATGGGCGAGCTCATGCTCGATCCAATCGACCATCTGCGGCACCCCGTTCCCGCCGAACAGGTTGGTGAAGACGAACGGACGGTCGCCGCGCATGCGCCGCGAGTCCTCCTCCATGACCGCGAGGCTGGCGCCGACATGCGGGGCGAGGTCGATCTTGTTGATGACGAGCAGGTCGGAGCGCATGATGCCCGGGCCGCCCTTGCGCGGGATCTTCTCCCCCTGGGCCACGTCGATGATATAGATGAAGCGGTCCACCAGCTCCGGGCTGAACGCCGCCGCCAAATTGTCGCCGCCGCTCTCGATGAAGATCAGGTCGAGCGGCGAGAAGCGCTCCTCCAGCTCCTCGATCGCCTCGAAGTTCATCGAGGCGTCCTCGCGGATGGCCGTATGCGGGCAGCCGCCCGTCTCCACCCCGATGATGCGCTCCTCCGGCAGCACGCCGGTCGCGGCGAGGATGCGCGCATCCTCCTTCGTATAGATGTCGTTGGTGATGACGGCGAGATTCCAGCGGTCCTTCAGCTCGCGGGAGAGCGTCTCGACCAGCTTCGTCTTGCCCGAGCCGACCGGGCCGCCGATGCCGATGCGCACCGGACGCCCCTGCGGGATCGGATTCGCGTTCCACTCGATATGGGTATGTCCTTGGCCTTGGCACATGGGGAACTCCTCCTAAGAATGATGGAATAAGGATCGAATCAGGACATGAACAGCCGGGAATAAAGCGTCTCGTGGCGGATCATGCCGAGCTCCGAGCCCGGCATGTCGCTCCAGGCGTCCTCCGGCTCCATCGCCAGCGCCGCGCGCGCGGCCTGGACCGTCTCGCCCGACAGCAGCGCCAGCAGCCGCTGGGCCTCCGTCTGGCCGATCGCCATCAGGCGCAGCGCGCTGTTCACGGCATGGCTCAGGCAGCCGTACAGCCAGCCCTGGAGCGCCTGCTCCTCGCCGATGCCGGCTTGCCGGCAGATCCAGCCGAACACGAGCGGGTGGGTGAGCAGGCACTCGCCGCTCCGATAGGCCGCCTCGAGCCGGGCGAAATCAAGGCCGGGATAGCTGCTGCGAGCGAGCGCGAGCAGGCGGCGGCCCATCTTCTCCATCCCGGAGCGGGTCTCGGCGCTCATGCGGCCGGCATGGACGAGCCGCTCGGCGGCCCACAGCCGGTCCCACTCCTCGATCGGCGCGTCGCGGTACACGGCGCGGACGACGAGCGCGTCCGTCGTCGTCCAGCTCTGCCGCAGCATCGCCCGCAAGTACGCCTCCAGCTCGTCGGGGCGGGCGATGTCGCCCTCCTGGACGAGCGTCTCGAGGCCGAACGAGTGCGAGAAGCCGCCGATCGGCAGCGCCGAGTCGAGCAGCTGCTGCAGCACGAGCCACGGCACGAGCGGTGCGGACGGCGAGGCCGCCGCAGCCGGAGCGCCCGCCAGTGGCTGCGCGAACGGCGCGCCGTCCTTCGGCTGTGCCGGCACGATAGACGGCGACGTCCACGCAGCGAAAGCACCCGTCGTCGGCCGGGAGAGCGGCGCCCCGGCTTCCGGCC encodes:
- a CDS encoding MarR family winged helix-turn-helix transcriptional regulator, giving the protein MVQDGATEELTKQLDDRFRLVRKLITSEWNRDNEHGLGLTHARILTLLATEGPQKASVLADKLLITSGAVTGLADRLVELGYIARERGESDRRVVLLSIDTAGLKLLKQIDETRHALMLKLYRGMEQQEMETMLKLFDRMIANLQEE
- a CDS encoding urease accessory protein UreD, which codes for MSRPAAAGDPAAPAAAERAASVLQARFEQQGGLTRLASRYHTSPIKIAKAFPLGFGSGVLVMDVSPGMLDGDRYELDWSLGAGASAQISNQSFLKAHRCPEGGGASLRQRFALEEGAVCEHLPEPVMLYEDASLLADTEVRLAPGASWMQAEVLCPGRTLRGEVFRYRRLDNRLTVYEDGELIFRQRQLIEPGMQLLAAPGSWHRFTHWGTFCLFGRGADADLERRLRDTLGRLPQLPGREVRIGVSRTWRSGLVVQAAGHAAWTVQRVLGEARLEARRGLWTAAPPPFIKPM
- the ureG gene encoding urease accessory protein UreG, translated to MCQGQGHTHIEWNANPIPQGRPVRIGIGGPVGSGKTKLVETLSRELKDRWNLAVITNDIYTKEDARILAATGVLPEERIIGVETGGCPHTAIREDASMNFEAIEELEERFSPLDLIFIESGGDNLAAAFSPELVDRFIYIIDVAQGEKIPRKGGPGIMRSDLLVINKIDLAPHVGASLAVMEEDSRRMRGDRPFVFTNLFGGNGVPQMVDWIEHELAHAKGLTHGHGAAAAELSPSLTPLKMAGPGGALA
- a CDS encoding urease accessory protein UreF, whose translation is MPAQPKDGAPFAQPLAGAPAAAASPSAPLVPWLVLQQLLDSALPIGGFSHSFGLETLVQEGDIARPDELEAYLRAMLRQSWTTTDALVVRAVYRDAPIEEWDRLWAAERLVHAGRMSAETRSGMEKMGRRLLALARSSYPGLDFARLEAAYRSGECLLTHPLVFGWICRQAGIGEEQALQGWLYGCLSHAVNSALRLMAIGQTEAQRLLALLSGETVQAARAALAMEPEDAWSDMPGSELGMIRHETLYSRLFMS